TTATGTTATCGTTGGTTGGTGCACCATGTAGATATCTACTTACTTCTGGGTCcaatttacatttacaatgtacatatgtatatggcTTTGGGTTTGTTAGTTTTTATAGCGAGGGTGATAGcctgtttgtttgttgtttcgTTTACATTTCGTATAGACTTTTTTTCTGCACGaaaatttagatacatgtagttataaatGGCAATGAAATACAtgcacagaaaaaaatataagtcgattttttttacacattcgTAATATTACGTGACAGTaaaaatttttcttcaaaaataagTCGATTTTTTAAGCAttcgtacatgtaatattacgtGACAGTAGAATACTCTTCTTTTTTAAGTATAAGTCGGTTTCCTTAAACATTTGTAATATTACGTGAcagtagaatatttttttttatttttagaaagccCTTGAACATCAATgaataataaatcaaatgatCATCACACTGAGTACAATGTAGGAAGTTCTACTTCCACAAAGTACATTAAATAATAgtatgtaccggtatattgGGATTTGGTGGCCTTTTACGTAAAGTCgaaaataatatattgattCTAGTCCGCCTCAGATCTTCCAATACATCtttcaataattaataattattatctATATAGCTTGccaatttcaattcaaatagaAGCGAGAGTGGCAGACACGAGTACACATTATGCTAACATTTTATGatgcaaaattaatacaatCTATATACTTTGAAGACAAATGATTGAAATATCCCACTGACTCGGTCTTTCTGTTCTTATATTTTGCATGCTTATTCTGAATACACCGCATAAAAAGACAACCAATATTCAATACCATGgcatttacacaaaataaattACCTATATCACATTATCAAATTTTAggaggtttttttttcccttGATTCTAATCGACTTCCGTATGACTGTCtataaaaaatcgatttttttccCTCAAAACGCGTcctatacatttttaaaattttaaatggttGTTGAATGTACACGCATTTCCCAAAGCGAAACAAAAACGACAGAATCCTAGCCAAAACATTGCAGCATTTAACTAATTTATCCCATCGATCTACAaacataatattattttgaaagatGAAGATCCGAGGTGTgtgtattggggggggggtgcagtATGTGTTCGTTTTGTCTCTTTCTGTCCATCTGCCAAAACTTTGGTTCTAACTACCGGTATTAAAGCGGAAGTCGGTTAACTCTAAAAGTTTGGCATGCTTTCAACGTCTGCATAACTGTACCAGATTCTGAATTTGCCCTAGATACATGTGAATTTCAGATTGACAGTGTGCAATAAAATTACTTCTGGCATTTGTgtttgtatataaatacatcttGTTTTCAAAGCAGACCATCTTGaatttaaggtattcaatgtataatgaagggctattgaacaattttgaataattttaaactagttaaatatgtattgctagataattatgaaattgaaatgaaccaaattcacatgacagACATCATATAAGGAGCTGGTCATTTcgcactttaatttttttttaaagagttatctccccttgatgaaaaaaagaaaattttaatttcgtcaaaatatctgcggtaaatgattcattttatttcataattcgaTAAAAAGAAACTTTATGCATCtattaaccaagagagtttAACGAATTTCAagttaatttttacaatatctttataaaacatacgttgcccatagacgtcaatgcaaaattcaaagtgtaattagttggaccattatcaaaattttgaaaattcctttggtggagtatttttatttgataacaccttcaaaatgatatcatgattaagaatatcggaccattcatttataaggtacaaaatgtggtcgttatacatcgaataccttaatGAAGTTACTAAGAATTAAAGCTCACAAGGGCCATCTGTCAAAAAATGTAAGATTTTCCCCAATTCTACACCGAAATATTTGTCTTTCCATGTAAACCtcccaacaaaaacaaaaatatttgttttgtctttttttttattagatcaAGGAATTATGCTTCAGGTGTACATGATATAAATGGGAATGTTTCCAACagtggtgtatatatatacacatgacGAATATGGGGTAACCTTTTCAACATTCTCAATgttaaataatgtatatgtataagcATGTCATAAAGCATACTAGAAGTATAAAGTACATATGTTATCTTGGATTgtgtaatataaataaacaatttttccccaaatatataacaattaataataataaaaacctatGAAATATTAAGGCTcaaaatatatcagaaacacaattcattgaaaatgaaattattcaaaatgaaatcatgAGATTGGTGTTGCATGCTGGGAGGGACCTTGGCAGTGCATGCTGGGAGATTGTCATGGGTACTTCTATAGGATGATCTGGTTCTTGCAGCTTCCAGCTAAAGACTTGTCTGGTAACACCATGGCATTCAGTAGTATCACCTCAGAGGGCACCTGAACATTGCTCCCTATGAAAAGTAAGACAACAGGTGCTTGAACGAAGTCTTAAGAAATACATAATTATGCAAAACAAAGTTATATCACTAAATCAATAAACAATTTCCATTGACACAATGGAACTCACCAATGACAGTGATGGATGGATTGAGTTTTCCGTCGGGACTAAACGTGTCCTTGACATCAACCTTTGCAAAAGGTTTGTTTGGGTTGGGGTCATTTGGTGTACCCTCAACTCGAGTCCACATTCCAATGGTGACATTCCAACCTATCACGCTGTACAACACACAGCAGTGGTCCTACAATAATCAAAATAACACAAATTGGTCAAGTCTGTTCCATTTTAAAATACCAGAGTGGAGATAACCACAATGTGAAATAACCAATCAgttttataaaacttaaaaGTAAGCTGTACTGTAAATCAGCTTCTATTCATTAAGACTTTATTTTGCTAGTTTTCAGCGATAATCTGTTTTGCAGTGACTGATTTTGATGACCAAGCCCATTTAGGTATAAATAACACGATAAGAGACATTGGTTAgcagcaaaaaaatatttgcgaCAAGGCTCTCACAGCATGTAAATAAAGTCAGTTTAAAGTAACTATTAACTTTATGTACCAGATTTTCAAATATAGTTTTGCAAACATACATATAAGGATTATATGCAACATCATAAAATGAGGATTTTcaatacagatttttttttttaaattaatatttcctacagttttaacaattttgtataattcttacCTGAAGGACAGCGCCCTCTAGGACAATGGATTCCCTGACCCGGGCACCTTCCCCGATCACAGCGTGCTTGCCAACACTGACATTAGGACCAAGCTAAAACACAGAAGTGTTAGACTTTAAAGTATATTGAAATacactgcaaaaaaaaaaacatatctaaAAACAGGTagagaagtaaaaaaaatctaacaacAATAAGCTTAGGATTGACATGTGTAATGAGGATACATATTAAAGATTCACGTAAGGAATCTGGAGCTTAATTGTCTTTTACATGTAAGTTCCTATAAGCATCTTCAAActtcattggatattttttgtaTGTGAGGGCCTAAAatcatgtttttgaaattttgacaatAAAACAGGTAGTTCCTAAACTGTATATTCGCTATTTCACACACATCTGCATGCATGCACACACTCGCATACACAGGTTATATACATACCACAGCTGTGGGGTGGACGTCTGCGGTCGGGTGGATGTAGACATCCCCTATGATCTGAGGTTTGAGCTCTCCGTTCTTAGCCAGTCTCTCCTTGTGCCAGTTCTGGTAAAGAGCCAAGTAATGTCTGTTGGCATATATGGCAGCCCTGAAGTGACAACATATAACTGTTCTTGATACGTACAGCTTAAACTGAATCATCTCTCTCAAAATGACGTAAAGATTCTCAAACTAACAGCAAATTtggtaatgaaaatatatgtggTACAAGTATATTTGCATAAATTGACTTCAGATTTGACAATTTCATCATACATCTAAATGCTGtattataaatctttaaaataaccCTCTACTACCCTCACCACACACCCTTCCACCCCATTTAGCAGATGAAACCTACCCAGAGGTTTTAATCTGGCTCCAGAATCGGTCTGTGTGGTACACATAGAGTTTCCCTGAACCAGCCATGGGAACAAAGATGTCTTGCTCAAGGCGAATTGTCTCCTTCATCTGCATGTTTGGATCACAGCtaaaatcaagtttaaaaaaatggtcGCATATATCAAACAGATTAGGTTGGATGACATGTTCTGGCTGACACAGGAATAAGTAAAATTAAtcgtttatttcttttatatttccCTTAAACTTAAGTTTCAGTTGACACTTAATTAATTCACATACTCTATAACAACAACTACTAAACATGTATGAAAGATTTTCAACACAAGtaagaaaattaaatcaaaactttttgtCGGGGGATTCATTCAAATATTGTAATCAAATGAATATTCACACTATAATGTCTCAAAACCAAAGAACAAGTAGTATTTAATTTATCACTGAAACAATTACTAGACCTGCAACTACCGGTATCCAAAAACAATAGGCTATTTGATTAAGAATATCTTCTATCAATACTGAAACATGTACCAagctacatgtacttcaatAATACTGTACAATATTATCTTTTGAACTACCCAACAGAAATAAAACATTGTCTGCAAatgacattgtacatgtaataacaaaacaacaaagAGGAGAATAGGATCTCCCGATGGTTAGAACATTTTGACATGCAGTTAGGTCTGTAATTCCATAGCCCAATCTTCATGCTTCTGAAATCTACAATCACCTATAACATATTACAAAAGAAAGAACAAGGTATACCAGTGtcaaattaaaaccaaaaatattcTCCAATATTTCCAAGAAACACAATTTTAAAGAGCACTACTCCTTAATTTGATTCTGAAACAATTGATGCAACAAGCCATTCCATCAATACATCATTAAGTTGATATTCTCAATATTTTGACAtggacattttttctttaattgagTTGATGTTTGCATTTAATCTTCATTGGTCctaatttttttatacacaaGCAGTATACACGTGAAATGGTTGTTAGAAAACAAGATATTTAATCACCATGCTTTTCAGGGTGCAAGTAACTTCTCAATTCCTTATACTGACAGGATAATTAAGAACAGGGAGGTCCCTCAACATTTATTTTGACACAAC
The nucleotide sequence above comes from Magallana gigas chromosome 2, xbMagGiga1.1, whole genome shotgun sequence. Encoded proteins:
- the LOC105338426 gene encoding mannose-1-phosphate guanyltransferase alpha-A isoform X5; translation: MIKTIILIGGPMKGTRFRPLSLELPKPLFPVAGYPIIYHHIEACSKVPHMKEVILIGFYQPNDALNKFISNVQQEFKIQVRYLQEYTALGTAGGLYHFRDQILAGKPDSFFVMNSDVCGDFPLKEMLSFTVQKGGGSHCTVLGTEATRQQSLNYGCIVENKNTHEVLHYVEKPETYISTTINCGVYLFSPDIFCTLEKIFKKNQEDNYKLHERDCDPNMQMKETIRLEQDIFVPMAGSGKLYVYHTDRFWSQIKTSGAAIYANRHYLALYQNWHKERLAKNGELKPQIIGDVYIHPTADVHPTAVLGPNVSVGKHAVIGEGARVRESIVLEGAVLQDHCCVLYSVIGWNVTIGMWTRVEGTPNDPNPNKPFAKVDVKDTFSPDGKLNPSITVIGSNVQVPSEVILLNAMVLPDKSLAGSCKNQIIL
- the LOC105338426 gene encoding mannose-1-phosphate guanyltransferase alpha-A isoform X6 gives rise to the protein MIKTIILIGGPMKGTRFRPLSLELPKPLFPVAGYPIIYHHIEACSKVPHMKEVILIGFYQPNDALNKFISNVQQEFKIQVRYLQEYTALGTAGGLYHFRDQILAGKPDSFFVMNSDVCGDFPLKEMLSFTVQKGGGSHCTVLGTEATRQQSLNYGCIVENKNTHEVLHYVEKPETYISTTINCGVYLFSPDIFCTLEKIFKKNQEDNYNCDPNMQMKETIRLEQDIFVPMAGSGKLYVYHTDRFWSQIKTSGAAIYANRHYLALYQNWHKERLAKNGELKPQIIGDVYIHPTADVHPTAVLGPNVSVGKHAVIGEGARVRESIVLEGAVLQDHCCVLYSVIGWNVTIGMWTRVEGTPNDPNPNKPFAKVDVKDTFSPDGKLNPSITVIGSNVQVPSEVILLNAMVLPDKSLAGSCKNQIIL